The Peribacillus sp. FSL P2-0133 genome has a segment encoding these proteins:
- a CDS encoding DegV family protein gives MERIAWVIDSTGTLDEELSLNEHVYVVPMVVIIDGKEYEDGVDLLPEELYRRMSEEKITATTSQPSVGRFQELYKELEKRYDRIIAVHLSSELSGTVSASRQAAQMVSIPVDVFDTLLISFPMLLILKRLMHYIDNGDSINEAFVKTRMYADNHETYVLIGSLDQLHRSGRLTNAQYILGSLLSFKPIISIENGVLHTKSKPRNLKKAEKQIFADFRRSVEAGKVKECTILYGAVSEQAQRWKKMITEEFPHVLIHVSPLGSAIGVHTGEQTIGISWFNED, from the coding sequence ATGGAACGAATTGCATGGGTAATAGATAGTACGGGAACTTTGGACGAAGAATTATCATTGAATGAACACGTATACGTCGTTCCGATGGTCGTCATCATTGATGGGAAGGAATATGAAGATGGTGTCGACCTATTACCTGAGGAATTATACCGGCGGATGAGTGAGGAAAAAATCACCGCCACTACTTCACAGCCCTCGGTCGGCAGATTCCAAGAGTTATATAAGGAGCTTGAAAAACGCTATGATCGAATCATAGCCGTACATCTTTCAAGTGAATTGAGCGGGACAGTTTCCGCAAGCAGGCAAGCTGCACAAATGGTTTCGATCCCTGTTGACGTTTTTGATACTTTACTTATTTCCTTTCCAATGCTATTAATCTTGAAAAGGCTCATGCATTATATTGATAATGGCGATTCCATCAATGAGGCTTTCGTCAAAACGAGAATGTATGCGGATAACCATGAAACCTATGTATTAATTGGTTCTTTAGATCAGCTTCATCGCAGCGGCAGGTTAACGAACGCACAGTATATTCTAGGAAGCCTATTGAGCTTTAAACCCATTATTTCAATCGAAAATGGTGTGCTTCATACTAAATCTAAACCTCGGAACCTTAAAAAAGCGGAAAAACAGATCTTCGCTGATTTTCGCAGATCAGTCGAGGCGGGAAAAGTAAAAGAATGCACCATATTATATGGTGCAGTGTCGGAGCAGGCACAAAGATGGAAAAAGATGATTACCGAAGAATTTCCTCATGTGTTGATCCATGTATCCCCACTGGGCAGTGCCATCGGGGTGCATACCGGTGAACAGACGATTGGGATCAGTTGGTTCAATGAAGATTAA
- a CDS encoding class I SAM-dependent methyltransferase: MNLHTWHKESKKEWDVFAPMWVKNSQEMWETGSRKNIIPFFSEYVPSKVKVADIGCGDGVGSLKLAEAGFEVTGVDLSNVMIEFAKGKTAQQPELSFLQGDFYNLPFKDEELDAAMVINSLEYTGEPLTVMKEIQRVIKPGGYACFGILGPTAEPRKKFSFQRLLGDKVIMNTMQPWEFEKMALETGWKAVADTGVAKRGVDYTKLGHFSKELKQAVSFMWLFLLQKEVGQ; encoded by the coding sequence ATGAATTTACATACATGGCATAAAGAATCGAAAAAGGAATGGGATGTTTTTGCACCTATGTGGGTGAAGAATTCGCAAGAAATGTGGGAAACGGGGAGCCGGAAAAACATTATTCCTTTCTTTTCTGAATATGTACCTTCGAAAGTGAAGGTGGCTGACATTGGCTGTGGAGATGGAGTTGGTTCCTTGAAATTGGCCGAAGCGGGATTTGAAGTAACCGGAGTTGATTTATCCAATGTGATGATTGAATTTGCAAAGGGGAAAACCGCTCAACAACCAGAACTTTCTTTCCTGCAAGGGGATTTTTATAATCTTCCATTCAAAGATGAAGAACTGGATGCGGCAATGGTCATTAATTCTTTGGAATATACGGGTGAACCATTAACGGTGATGAAGGAAATTCAACGGGTAATAAAGCCTGGCGGTTATGCCTGTTTTGGTATACTTGGTCCAACAGCTGAACCACGAAAAAAATTCAGTTTTCAACGGTTATTAGGAGATAAAGTCATCATGAATACAATGCAGCCTTGGGAATTTGAAAAAATGGCTTTAGAAACCGGATGGAAGGCAGTGGCTGATACCGGCGTTGCAAAGAGAGGGGTGGACTATACAAAACTGGGGCATTTTTCAAAGGAGTTAAAGCAAGCTGTATCGTTCATGTGGCTTTTCCTCCTTCAAAAAGAGGTGGGGCAGTGA
- a CDS encoding DNA topoisomerase III, producing MKLIIAEKPDQGSTLAAQFKTKKQQGYIEIMPNELFPDGAYVTWAVGHLCQLVSPETYHSKWKKWSMETLPMIPEKFQYEVTRQKAKQFNVVKTLLRKPEVDEIIHAGDAGREGELIVRNIVNLCNVNKPMKRLWISSLTPKAIYEGFQNLKSEEKTRPLYYEAYTRACADWVVGMNASRAYSILLKQRGVSDVFSAGRVQTPTLALIVKREMEIEQFKSEPFWEVFADFKMDGKKYQGKWQQNNDPRIKTKEMADKIAAFCKGKEAEIAEMDTERKEFQPPLLFNLSSLQATVNKIYKYSPKQTLDIVQSLYQKGIVSYPRSDSNYVTEGEAETFPDILQKLSGFSEYESLFPLPQPNIMNNKRFVNEKKVTDHYAIIPTEQVTDPKRLSAEERNIYDLVVRRLIAAHYEKAIFDYTTIKTLVDKRAEFISKGKQQIQEGWRKVIFQNDKEDDDIILPSVSKGDSGKVANIKVKEGKTQPPKRYTEGQLITLMKTAGKHLDNEELEKVLMKTEGLGTEATRAGIITMLKDRKYINVKKNQVFATDKGKVLITAIGEKILASPEMTAKWEQRLREIGEGKASAGGFMEAVKKMSAKIISDAVESSESWDFQGLDTESIQRSGPNKRSSASVGSCKLCGSKIVDKGEFYGCVSYQKTKCNFTISKKILNKKISQANIKKLLASGETDLISGFKKGEKTFDAILSWSDSEKKISFTFPTEQNVKQT from the coding sequence ATGAAGCTAATCATTGCGGAGAAACCAGATCAAGGTTCAACGCTAGCGGCTCAATTTAAAACGAAGAAACAGCAAGGCTATATAGAAATTATGCCGAATGAACTTTTTCCCGATGGAGCTTATGTAACTTGGGCCGTCGGTCATTTATGTCAACTCGTTTCGCCGGAAACCTATCATTCAAAATGGAAAAAATGGTCGATGGAAACGTTGCCGATGATTCCTGAGAAATTTCAATATGAAGTGACCCGACAAAAGGCAAAGCAATTCAATGTTGTGAAGACTTTGCTTAGGAAACCGGAAGTCGATGAAATCATTCATGCAGGTGATGCCGGGCGTGAAGGAGAATTGATTGTACGCAACATCGTTAATCTATGCAATGTCAATAAACCGATGAAACGGTTATGGATTTCCTCTTTGACCCCAAAAGCGATTTATGAGGGATTCCAAAATCTAAAGAGCGAGGAAAAAACCAGGCCGCTCTATTATGAAGCGTATACGAGAGCTTGCGCGGACTGGGTTGTGGGAATGAATGCGTCGAGAGCGTATAGTATTTTATTGAAACAAAGGGGCGTTTCGGATGTGTTTTCAGCTGGAAGGGTTCAGACACCGACTCTCGCCTTGATTGTGAAGCGGGAAATGGAAATTGAGCAATTCAAGTCTGAACCGTTCTGGGAAGTATTCGCTGACTTCAAGATGGATGGAAAGAAATATCAGGGAAAATGGCAGCAGAACAATGATCCGAGAATCAAGACAAAAGAAATGGCTGATAAAATTGCCGCTTTTTGCAAGGGTAAGGAAGCTGAAATAGCTGAAATGGATACAGAAAGGAAAGAATTTCAGCCGCCTTTGTTATTTAATCTCTCGTCATTGCAAGCGACAGTGAACAAGATTTATAAATATTCGCCGAAACAGACGCTTGATATAGTACAAAGTTTATATCAAAAAGGGATCGTTTCTTATCCTCGTTCAGATTCCAATTATGTGACGGAGGGGGAAGCTGAAACATTTCCCGATATTTTGCAAAAACTAAGCGGATTTTCGGAATATGAATCCCTGTTTCCCTTGCCACAACCGAACATCATGAATAATAAACGGTTTGTAAATGAAAAGAAAGTGACTGATCACTATGCCATCATCCCGACGGAGCAGGTAACCGATCCAAAGCGGCTTTCCGCTGAAGAACGGAATATTTATGACTTGGTGGTACGCCGCTTGATTGCGGCCCATTATGAGAAAGCCATTTTCGATTACACCACCATTAAAACGCTTGTCGATAAGCGTGCCGAATTCATTTCTAAAGGAAAGCAGCAGATTCAAGAGGGATGGCGCAAAGTGATTTTCCAAAATGACAAGGAAGACGATGATATCATTTTGCCGTCCGTCTCAAAAGGGGATTCTGGCAAGGTCGCCAATATAAAGGTGAAAGAAGGAAAAACCCAGCCTCCTAAGCGCTATACAGAAGGTCAGCTGATCACTTTGATGAAGACTGCCGGAAAGCATCTGGATAATGAAGAGTTAGAAAAGGTGCTGATGAAAACCGAGGGTCTTGGAACCGAAGCAACCCGGGCTGGCATCATTACCATGCTCAAAGACCGTAAATACATCAATGTAAAAAAAAATCAGGTATTTGCGACAGATAAAGGGAAAGTGCTGATTACCGCGATTGGGGAGAAAATCCTGGCTTCACCCGAGATGACTGCCAAATGGGAACAGCGTTTAAGAGAAATCGGGGAAGGGAAGGCATCCGCTGGCGGATTTATGGAAGCTGTTAAAAAGATGTCAGCAAAAATTATCAGTGATGCCGTGGAATCATCGGAAAGCTGGGATTTTCAAGGGCTGGACACCGAGTCGATTCAACGGAGCGGCCCTAATAAGAGAAGTTCAGCATCTGTGGGCAGCTGTAAACTATGCGGTTCTAAGATTGTCGATAAAGGGGAATTCTATGGATGTGTTAGTTATCAAAAAACAAAGTGTAACTTCACTATCTCCAAAAAAATCCTTAATAAGAAAATCAGTCAAGCAAATATAAAAAAGCTGTTGGCGAGCGGTGAAACGGATTTGATAAGCGGTTTTAAAAAAGGGGAAAAGACCTTTGATGCCATATTATCTTGGTCCGACTCTGAAAAGAAGATCAGTTTTACATTCCCAACAGAACAAAACGTCAAGCAAACTTGA
- the mntR gene encoding transcriptional regulator MntR — MPTPSMEDYIEQIYLLIEEKGYARVSDIAENLSVHPSSVTKMVQKLDQEKYLIYEKYRGLVLTANGKKVGKRLVYRHELLEQMLRLIGVKEENIYHDVEGIEHHLSWNAIDRIGDLVEFFEESPDRVEDLRKIQKRNEENSK; from the coding sequence ATGCCTACACCGAGCATGGAGGATTACATAGAACAAATTTATTTACTTATTGAAGAAAAAGGATATGCAAGAGTTTCCGATATTGCCGAAAATCTTTCCGTCCACCCTTCTTCAGTTACAAAAATGGTTCAAAAACTTGATCAAGAAAAATATTTGATATATGAAAAGTACCGAGGTCTCGTTTTAACTGCAAATGGGAAAAAAGTTGGTAAAAGGCTCGTATACCGGCATGAACTTTTAGAACAGATGCTAAGGTTGATTGGGGTCAAGGAAGAAAATATTTATCATGATGTAGAGGGGATCGAACACCACCTTAGCTGGAATGCCATCGATAGGATTGGAGACCTGGTTGAATTCTTTGAAGAATCTCCTGACCGTGTCGAGGATTTACGAAAGATACAAAAAAGAAATGAAGAAAATTCAAAATAA
- the metA gene encoding homoserine O-succinyltransferase, producing the protein MPIRIPEQLPAREILEQENIFVMDEERATNQEIRPLNILILNLMPEKEKTEAQLLRFLGNTPIQVNISFLRLSTHESKNTSKFHLDQFYKSFNDIRTKKYDGLIITGAPVEKLEFSDVNYWEELQSIMNWSSENVTSTLHICWGAQAALYHHYGIGKYELPEKCFGIYTHEVLEPNENLVRGFDDYFMAPHSRHTDIDYQKLVNHPELKVLAQSDQAGVLIAASVDGKRIMVTGHFEYDADTLGEEYKRDRERGINTQLPENYFPDNDPTKVPLHRWKSHCSLMFSNWLNYYVYQSTPYEWD; encoded by the coding sequence ATGCCAATCAGAATTCCGGAACAACTGCCAGCAAGGGAAATTTTAGAACAGGAAAATATCTTCGTAATGGATGAGGAAAGAGCTACCAATCAGGAAATCCGTCCATTGAATATATTAATATTAAACCTGATGCCAGAGAAAGAAAAAACGGAGGCCCAGTTACTGCGCTTTCTTGGCAATACTCCGATTCAAGTAAATATATCATTCCTGCGCTTGAGCACACATGAATCAAAAAACACAAGTAAATTTCATTTAGATCAATTTTATAAATCATTTAATGATATCCGCACGAAGAAGTATGACGGCTTGATAATTACAGGTGCTCCAGTAGAAAAGCTGGAATTTTCAGATGTTAATTATTGGGAAGAACTGCAGAGTATCATGAACTGGTCAAGTGAAAATGTCACATCCACCCTACATATTTGTTGGGGGGCACAAGCTGCCCTGTACCATCATTATGGAATAGGCAAATACGAACTTCCAGAGAAATGCTTCGGGATATACACCCATGAGGTCCTTGAACCGAATGAAAATCTAGTCCGCGGATTCGATGATTATTTTATGGCCCCTCATTCTCGCCATACGGATATTGACTATCAAAAATTAGTTAACCATCCAGAACTGAAGGTTCTCGCACAGTCCGATCAAGCTGGTGTATTGATTGCTGCTTCAGTTGATGGAAAAAGAATTATGGTTACCGGCCATTTTGAGTATGATGCCGATACCCTTGGTGAAGAATACAAGCGCGATAGGGAGCGTGGAATCAATACGCAACTCCCTGAAAATTACTTTCCTGATAACGATCCGACCAAGGTACCTCTTCACCGCTGGAAGAGCCATTGCAGCCTGATGTTCTCGAATTGGCTGAACTATTATGTCTACCAATCAACCCCTTATGAGTGGGATTGA
- a CDS encoding HD domain-containing protein → MKQTMIELMEKYVYDQLNSDASGHDWFHIDRVRKLALHIAKEERKGNEFIIELAALLHDIPDDKLNQEADEGWKKLDVWFDEIKLDIDSVDAIKQIINTISYSAGQLKLPSIEAEIVQDADRLDAIGAIGIARTFAFGGKKGQLMYDPSLPIRENMTKKEYRSGKSSSIHHFHEKLLRLQDMLNTCTAKKIASDRHEYMVGFLEEFNKEWDVRL, encoded by the coding sequence ATGAAACAAACGATGATTGAATTGATGGAGAAGTATGTATATGACCAATTGAATTCTGATGCCAGCGGCCATGATTGGTTCCATATCGATCGTGTTCGTAAGCTGGCTTTACATATTGCAAAAGAAGAACGAAAAGGAAATGAGTTTATCATTGAATTGGCGGCTCTGCTTCATGATATCCCAGATGATAAACTAAACCAGGAAGCCGATGAAGGCTGGAAAAAGCTTGACGTTTGGTTTGATGAAATAAAGTTGGATATTGATAGTGTTGATGCCATCAAACAGATCATCAATACAATTTCATATAGTGCAGGGCAGTTGAAGCTTCCTTCGATCGAGGCTGAAATTGTTCAGGATGCGGACCGCTTGGATGCAATTGGTGCCATTGGCATAGCCAGGACATTTGCATTTGGCGGAAAAAAGGGACAACTTATGTATGATCCTTCATTGCCCATAAGGGAAAACATGACCAAGAAGGAATACAGGAGTGGCAAAAGCTCATCCATTCATCACTTTCATGAAAAATTATTGCGTTTGCAAGATATGCTCAATACTTGTACAGCCAAGAAGATTGCAAGTGATAGGCATGAATATATGGTTGGATTTTTAGAGGAATTTAATAAGGAATGGGATGTACGATTATGA
- a CDS encoding ABC-F family ATP-binding cassette domain-containing protein has product MKVFSMEHVMKTQGEKLLFKDVSFSITEGEKIGIVGINGTGKSTLLNIIAGLEDSDLGTKDHPNDYTISYLSQDPHFDEDLTIMEYMYESSTPVFSLIKEYEKTLVQLQVDPQNSVIQDRLLKQQQDMDTLGAWDTSANARTILTKLGLPDHSRKLGELSGGQKKRAALAKTLIETPDLLILDEPTNHLDFESITWLEEYLGKYQKSVLFVTHDRYFLDRVSNKIWEIAQTQLFEYKGNYADYLESKAIREENETAERSKKESLFKKELAWIRKGAKARTTKQKARIQRFETLESGVKDKQKTENLEMELSGARLGKKVLEMQDVSKSFGDRTIINHFSFLFKPGDRIGIVGNNGSGKSTLLNILAGRESIDEGNLEKGQTVKIGYYTQESVDMDENLRMIEYIRETADSIALKDGSFISAAQMLERFLFPMGSHGTPIRKLSGGEKRRLYLLNILMSAPNVLLLDEPTNDLDTQTLTVLEDYLETFSGVVITVSHDRYFLDKTCHQLLVFKNKAEIDFYYGSYSEFLEEKTEEAVPVKAPEPQMNRTEKKKKKLTYAESKEWEEIEGNMERVELRLKDITSEMSAAGSDFEKVRLLLEEEKELTDKLDHLMERWTYLAEKLEEE; this is encoded by the coding sequence ATGAAAGTTTTTAGCATGGAACATGTAATGAAAACCCAAGGGGAAAAGCTGCTTTTTAAAGATGTCTCTTTTTCCATTACCGAAGGGGAAAAAATCGGGATCGTTGGTATAAACGGCACCGGCAAATCGACATTATTGAATATCATCGCAGGCTTGGAAGACAGTGATTTAGGAACGAAGGATCATCCGAATGATTACACGATTTCCTATCTATCCCAAGATCCGCATTTTGATGAGGATTTGACGATCATGGAATATATGTATGAAAGTTCAACTCCTGTATTTTCATTGATTAAGGAGTATGAAAAGACGCTCGTTCAACTCCAGGTAGATCCACAGAATAGTGTAATTCAGGACCGTTTGTTAAAGCAGCAACAGGATATGGACACGCTTGGTGCCTGGGATACAAGTGCCAATGCCAGAACGATACTGACCAAGCTTGGTCTTCCTGATCACTCAAGAAAATTGGGGGAACTGTCAGGTGGCCAAAAAAAGCGTGCGGCCCTGGCAAAAACCTTGATTGAGACCCCTGATTTACTGATTTTGGATGAGCCGACGAACCATCTCGATTTTGAAAGTATCACTTGGCTTGAAGAATATTTGGGGAAATATCAAAAGTCCGTTTTATTTGTGACCCATGATCGATATTTCCTTGATCGCGTGTCCAATAAGATTTGGGAAATTGCCCAAACGCAGCTTTTCGAATACAAAGGAAACTATGCGGATTATTTAGAGTCAAAGGCCATTCGTGAAGAGAATGAAACGGCTGAAAGATCGAAAAAGGAAAGTCTATTCAAAAAAGAACTGGCTTGGATCCGGAAAGGCGCAAAGGCCCGTACAACGAAACAAAAGGCCAGGATCCAACGCTTCGAAACATTGGAATCAGGTGTAAAGGATAAGCAGAAAACAGAGAACCTGGAAATGGAATTAAGCGGTGCCCGCCTTGGGAAAAAGGTACTCGAGATGCAGGATGTTTCTAAATCCTTCGGGGATCGAACCATCATCAACCATTTTTCCTTCCTCTTCAAACCGGGTGATCGAATTGGGATCGTCGGTAATAATGGCAGTGGAAAATCAACCTTGTTAAATATCCTGGCCGGACGGGAATCTATAGATGAAGGAAACCTGGAAAAAGGGCAAACCGTGAAAATAGGGTACTATACGCAAGAAAGCGTCGATATGGATGAGAATTTGCGCATGATCGAGTATATTCGGGAAACGGCGGATTCAATCGCCCTTAAAGATGGTAGTTTCATATCGGCTGCGCAGATGCTTGAAAGGTTCTTGTTTCCAATGGGCTCTCATGGGACGCCTATTCGCAAGCTTTCCGGAGGGGAGAAAAGGCGTTTATATCTTCTTAATATTTTGATGTCGGCACCTAATGTCTTGCTTTTGGATGAACCGACAAATGATTTGGACACGCAAACCTTGACCGTTCTGGAGGATTATTTAGAAACGTTTTCAGGTGTAGTCATTACTGTATCACATGATAGGTATTTCCTGGATAAGACGTGCCATCAGCTTCTTGTTTTCAAGAATAAAGCTGAAATTGATTTCTATTACGGCAGTTATTCAGAGTTCTTGGAAGAAAAGACTGAAGAGGCCGTGCCAGTAAAAGCACCAGAACCTCAGATGAACCGGACCGAAAAGAAAAAGAAAAAACTAACTTATGCGGAAAGTAAGGAATGGGAAGAGATAGAAGGGAACATGGAACGGGTCGAGTTGCGCCTGAAAGACATAACATCAGAAATGTCAGCAGCGGGAAGCGATTTTGAAAAAGTCCGCCTGCTGCTTGAAGAAGAAAAGGAACTAACGGATAAATTAGACCATTTGATGGAAAGATGGACGTATTTAGCGGAAAAATTGGAAGAGGAATGA
- a CDS encoding restriction endonuclease, with protein sequence MDFEAIAILHSNIIKQGLQSGYVITTGDFTKNAREYAEGLNIELINGVQLVDLWLEGLENGEQEIKQVIPEYV encoded by the coding sequence TTGGATTTTGAGGCAATAGCTATACTTCATTCCAATATTATTAAACAAGGATTACAGAGTGGCTATGTAATAACAACAGGAGACTTCACAAAAAATGCTCGGGAATATGCTGAAGGGTTAAATATTGAATTAATCAATGGGGTCCAATTAGTTGATCTATGGTTAGAAGGATTAGAGAATGGTGAACAGGAGATTAAGCAGGTAATTCCTGAATATGTGTAA
- a CDS encoding glutathione peroxidase, whose amino-acid sequence MSIYEFEVNKINGETISLEEYRGKVMIIVNTASKCGFSPQYDDLQSLYVRYKEDGVVVLGFPCNQFLNQEPGDDLEIDSYCKLNHGITFPMFAKVNVNGKEAHPLFSYLTENAPGVMGSKSIKWNFTKFLIDRNGNIVSRYAPKTKPLEMEEDIKKLL is encoded by the coding sequence ATGTCCATTTACGAATTTGAAGTCAATAAAATCAATGGCGAAACCATCTCGCTTGAGGAATATAGAGGGAAAGTGATGATTATAGTGAATACCGCAAGCAAATGCGGTTTTTCGCCACAGTATGATGATTTGCAAAGCCTGTATGTGCGATATAAAGAGGATGGGGTAGTCGTGCTTGGTTTTCCTTGTAATCAGTTTTTGAATCAGGAGCCTGGTGATGATCTGGAAATCGACTCATACTGCAAATTGAATCATGGTATAACATTCCCGATGTTTGCAAAAGTGAATGTCAATGGCAAGGAAGCCCATCCCTTATTCAGCTACCTGACTGAAAATGCTCCTGGAGTGATGGGGTCCAAATCGATAAAATGGAATTTTACAAAGTTCTTGATTGATCGTAATGGAAATATAGTGAGCCGGTATGCACCTAAAACAAAACCTCTGGAAATGGAAGAGGATATAAAAAAATTATTATGA
- a CDS encoding AIM24 family protein: MEKYQIDQFVEKTKQQDKGQGLFELETERILEINLEQQIWAKMGTMVSYRGQIKFEREGILEHGLGKLFKKALTGEGASLMKATGSGKLYVADQGKKISILQLNGESICVNGNDLLAFEPGIQWDIKMMRRIAGLLAGGLFNVRLEGRGMVAFTSHYEPLTLMVEHGNPVYTDPNATVAWSGELQPEFVTDVSLKSFFGRGSGESVQMKFEGQGFVVVQPFEEVYFGNKES, encoded by the coding sequence ATGGAGAAGTATCAAATCGATCAATTTGTTGAAAAGACGAAACAGCAGGATAAAGGGCAAGGTTTATTCGAACTTGAAACGGAACGAATCCTGGAGATTAATTTGGAACAGCAGATCTGGGCAAAAATGGGGACGATGGTTTCTTATCGTGGCCAAATTAAATTCGAGCGGGAAGGTATCTTGGAGCATGGTCTTGGTAAACTCTTCAAAAAGGCTTTGACTGGTGAGGGTGCATCTTTGATGAAAGCGACTGGAAGCGGAAAGCTATACGTCGCGGATCAAGGAAAGAAGATTTCCATTTTACAGTTAAATGGGGAATCGATCTGTGTTAACGGAAATGATTTACTTGCATTTGAGCCGGGGATTCAATGGGATATAAAAATGATGCGGCGCATTGCCGGATTATTGGCAGGGGGATTGTTCAACGTAAGGCTCGAGGGGAGAGGCATGGTCGCATTCACTTCCCATTATGAGCCGCTTACTTTAATGGTGGAACATGGGAATCCAGTCTATACTGACCCGAATGCCACAGTGGCTTGGTCTGGGGAATTGCAGCCTGAATTCGTAACGGATGTTTCACTGAAGTCGTTTTTTGGTAGGGGAAGCGGAGAATCCGTTCAAATGAAATTCGAAGGTCAAGGATTTGTGGTCGTCCAACCTTTTGAAGAGGTTTATTTCGGCAATAAGGAATCATGA
- a CDS encoding conserved virulence factor C family protein has translation MKIKSIEPTPSPNTMKINLTEELLAGKSNNYKKDQADQAPQLIRDLFTIEGVKGVYHVADFLAVERNAKYDWKDILVQIRQVFGEKTEEQNQQTALNEHYGEVTVAIQQFKGIPMQIKASDSQHEKRFALPDYFIKGISAAQKEDDNVVLLRKWKDYGVRYGDMEDIVKEVSDELIAAYPEERINRLVAAAKEMVDTKEAILKRPKIKLTAEMLNDESWEKRYQALEQMEDPTVDDIPVLDMALSDSKVSIRRLAVVYLGMIEDRKVLPSLYKALNDKSAAVRRTAGDCLSDLGFEEAMGEMSQSLSDKNKLVRWRAAMFLYEVGNETTLPYLKQAEQDPEFEVALQVKMAIDRIENGEEAKGSVWKQMTESRQANDK, from the coding sequence TTGAAAATTAAGTCGATAGAACCTACACCAAGTCCGAATACAATGAAAATCAATTTAACTGAAGAGCTATTAGCTGGTAAAAGCAATAATTATAAGAAAGATCAAGCTGACCAAGCACCCCAGCTGATTAGAGATTTATTTACGATCGAGGGAGTGAAAGGGGTATATCATGTTGCGGACTTCTTAGCCGTTGAGCGAAATGCAAAATATGATTGGAAAGATATCTTGGTCCAAATCCGTCAAGTTTTCGGGGAAAAAACCGAAGAACAAAATCAACAAACGGCATTAAATGAACATTACGGTGAAGTAACTGTTGCCATTCAACAATTCAAGGGCATTCCGATGCAAATTAAAGCAAGTGATAGCCAACACGAAAAACGTTTTGCCTTACCGGATTATTTCATAAAGGGCATTTCCGCTGCTCAAAAAGAAGATGACAATGTAGTACTGCTTCGAAAATGGAAGGATTATGGCGTAAGATATGGTGATATGGAAGATATCGTGAAGGAAGTATCCGATGAGTTGATTGCAGCTTACCCGGAAGAACGAATTAATCGGCTGGTAGCCGCTGCAAAAGAAATGGTGGATACGAAGGAAGCAATTTTGAAACGACCAAAAATTAAACTGACTGCAGAAATGCTGAATGACGAAAGCTGGGAAAAGCGTTATCAGGCTTTAGAACAAATGGAAGATCCAACGGTTGATGATATACCCGTATTGGACATGGCACTCTCCGATAGTAAGGTCTCCATTCGAAGGCTCGCGGTAGTATACTTGGGTATGATCGAAGATAGAAAAGTGCTTCCGAGCTTGTATAAAGCATTGAATGATAAAAGTGCGGCCGTAAGACGTACGGCTGGGGATTGTTTATCCGATCTTGGCTTTGAAGAAGCGATGGGAGAAATGTCTCAATCACTTTCGGATAAAAATAAATTGGTTAGATGGAGGGCGGCGATGTTTTTATATGAAGTGGGAAATGAGACGACCCTCCCTTATCTTAAGCAAGCGGAACAGGACCCTGAATTCGAAGTGGCCCTGCAGGTCAAGATGGCCATTGACCGTATAGAAAATGGGGAAGAAGCAAAAGGTTCGGTTTGGAAGCAGATGACAGAATCAAGACAAGCGAATGACAAGTGA